The genomic segment AAATAGGCGAGGACGAAAGTGACGATGACTTTGGAAGCGATGAGGAAGCGGCAGCACATCTCGCAGCCGAGCGCGCAAGACACGCCCTCGCAGGCGACAAGAGGCGCCCAGAGGGCATCAGAACCGCACTGAGAAACGACATTGGAGGACACGATTTGGGAAGTCCATTCCTGGGAACCTCTACGCCCGGTATATTAGGCGGGCCGGGGTTGAATTACTTCCAAAGCCATTTAGGCACAGGCACTCACACGCCGCTGGCTGCTGTGGCAGGCGCCCATCTCGGAAACTCGTGGATGGCGCCCGGGCCACTCGACTCATCCGACTTCTCCCACGCAGCTAGCCACCACAGAAACCCCTCGCAAAGCAGCATATCCGTCGACAACTTCTCCGTAAACCTGGAGGGCACGTCACCGCCCCTAAGGGAGAAGTCGAGCGTGTCCACGCTTGCCCCCACATCAGTGACTACATCTCGCCCGCCCACGCGGGACACCCATCTCGCCGACTCGGCTGTCGAGGAAGACGGGCCGCTGGACGCAAACGCCGTAGATAAGAATCTGGCCGCGCAGAGGAGAGAGCCGCGGGTGGAGGACGTGCAGGCCGTTTTTCGGATACGCTACGCGGGGGACATTCGGCTGAATCTTACGGCGGAGATATTACTGGACTATCCTATGCCGAGTTTCGTGGGGATTCCGCTCAAGTTGAATATCACGGGGTTGTCGTTTGACGGGGTGGGTGTGCTGGCAAAGATTAGGAAGAGGGTTCAtttctgcttcttgagcCCCGAGGATGCGCTGGCGGCTGTGGGATCGGTGGAGGATGATGCGGTGGGTGAAGAAGCGAGGAAGACGGGCAAGTTTGGCGGGCTGCTGCAGGAGATTAAGGTTGAGAGCGAGATTGGCGAACGGGACGGCGGGAAGCAGAGTCTCAAGAATGTGGGCAAGGTGGAGAGGTTTGTGTTGGAACAGGTGAGGAGGATATTTGAGGAGGAGTTTGTGTATCCTAGTTTCTGGACGTTTTTGGTGTAATTGGTTGTGGTGAGGCGTTACGGTGATTTGGACTTGTGAATAGAAATTCCATCTTACACATGGCTGGCTAAATATTGTTCAAGATGCTATGTAATCAAAAATTCAGGTCAATGTCCTTCTGAACCCCTGGTACGCCTGCTGAAtgtccagctccagctccctCGCCTGCTGCTCGCTCAGCTCATCCGAAGCCTTCATCTGGTTCAGCGTAATCAGCCACTGCACAATCTTGCCCCTGTTCTCAAAGTCCTGCTCCGTGACCCGGTTCACCGACTGAATCACATCGGACAGCAGCGGGTGCAGCTGGTCCTTTGACAGCATGCCCAGCTTGACGGCGTCGAGGAACGTGATGAATTCCTGGGTCGCTTCGAGGATGAGCACGccgctggtgttgttggcggcggaggaggccTGCGGACCGGGGCCGGATGATGCGGTCACGGTGGTGGAGGGCATGCCGACGCGGAGACGTTCAGTGGCACGGGGCGCTTGGAGCTTGTAATTGTTAGTGGGTGAGCGTGCAGAAGAAAATGTGGTGTAGCGTACATCCCATTTTGCTTTGAATTCCTCGAGGCCTTGGAACTCGGCGGCAATGGTCTCGTCCGCCAGGAGGGCTTTGTACTGGCGGAGGGAGCGTTCGCAGATTTCGGTGTACTCTGCTTCGGGGATGGCGTCTTTTAGAAACGCTTTCTCGAGCTCATCTAGCgtgacgatgatgctgaAGAGTTCGGCGAGAGAGTCTTGGAGATCGCGCTCGGCGCgggtgttggtgagcttGACTTCCTGGGGGGTGTAAGTTACCGAGGACGATGGATGGGAGTTTAGATGTACCTCGTCTAGGTTGATTGTTGCGGAAAAGCTGGTATTGGGAACGTAGCTATGCGGTGTGGGCGCATAGCCTTGTCGGGGGATCATGGCGGCGGGTTGAGGTGGCACATTGAGCTCACCTTTGCGACGCTTCGTTGCAGATCCACGGTCCCTGaattggtgttgatggaggtgcTTTGGCggggaggatgacgatgcaCGGCGGCAGAATGGTGCTCACCGCCTGCCCACACTGTGGGACTACGGACTATCGATAAGGCTGGATCTCGAAAAATTTTGGCAGCAGAAAGCCATTGGCTGGGTGGAACCTTTTGCAACACCGAAAAGCACATCTACTGCAACACAGATTCCCGCGGACCAATTCACCACCGCTCGTTGTGGGTGAGGAACTGCCAATCATGGGTCCCGGAAAGAAGAACCTCAAGGCGACGAAAAAGTTCGAAAAGAACCACCTCAAGGGTGTGCTGGACAAGAGAAAGGCGTcggccaaagtcaagcagcGACAACaggtcaaggacaagaaacAAGCCCGACGAACCAAGGACTCGGAATTTTTCAAGGGCGGCGAAGATGGCGCTACCCCTGAGAAAAAGGTCAATGgcgtcaaggccaagaagagcgGCGAGATGAGCGTCGACGACTTTTTCCAAGGCGGCTTCGACGAGATTATCGATAGCAAGGGCAGCAAAGCTGGTAGCAAGCGCAAGAGAAGCCAGCcgggtgaggatgaggatatgAGCGACGGAAGTGGCTCTGGCGTCGACATCAGCCAACAGCCCGTGGGTAGTGATAGCGAGGACGAcaatgacgaggacgaaggCGGCATGAGCAAGGAGACTATGGATAAGCTGGCAGAGAAGGATCCCGAGTTTTACAAATTCTTAAAGGAAAACGACCCGGAGGCGTTGGACtttgatgacgatgcggaTTTGGCAGAGGTGGATGAGCTGAGTGCCGGTGAGGACGAGCCAGAAGAGGagcagcccaagaagaagaagcaaaagaagagcaaggccgcgaaagaagaggaggaagagcctTCCCAGAGCAACGAGTTGACTCGATCGACCGTCGCGACGTGGCGAAAGGCCATGGAGGAGAGTAACTCACTCAGAGCAGCTAGACAAGTTGTTCTGGCGTTCCGGTGCGCAGCTCACCTAAatgaagaggacgaggacggcGAGACACAGCAGCGGTGGGCGATCAACAGTCCCGAGGTGTACAACGACGTGTTGGTCCTGGCGCTCAAACAGATTC from the Pochonia chlamydosporia 170 chromosome 6, whole genome shotgun sequence genome contains:
- a CDS encoding phosphatidylinositol-4-phosphate 5-kinase fab1 (similar to Metarhizium acridum CQMa 102 XP_007811866.1) is translated as MSIDLNWETLTSGPDGDALAERIRSFIHDKFQTVPLPRFIRSVTVHGFDFGTISPELELKDITDPLPDFYDQEIGEDESDDDFGSDEEAAAHLAAERARHALAGDKRRPEGIRTALRNDIGGHDLGSPFLGTSTPGILGGPGLNYFQSHLGTGTHTPLAAVAGAHLGNSWMAPGPLDSSDFSHAASHHRNPSQSSISVDNFSVNLEGTSPPLREKSSVSTLAPTSVTTSRPPTRDTHLADSAVEEDGPLDANAVDKNLAAQRREPRVEDVQAVFRIRYAGDIRLNLTAEILLDYPMPSFVGIPLKLNITGLSFDGVGVLAKIRKRVHFCFLSPEDALAAVGSVEDDAVGEEARKTGKFGGLLQEIKVESEIGERDGGKQSLKNVGKVERFVLEQVRRIFEEEFVYPSFWTFLV
- a CDS encoding vacuolar protein sorting-associated protein Vps28 (similar to Metarhizium acridum CQMa 102 XP_007811865.1), coding for MIPRQGYAPTPHSYVPNTSFSATINLDEEVKLTNTRAERDLQDSLAELFSIIVTLDELEKAFLKDAIPEAEYTEICERSLRQYKALLADETIAAEFQGLEEFKAKWDLQAPRATERLRVGMPSTTVTASSGPGPQASSAANNTSGVLILEATQEFITFLDAVKLGMLSKDQLHPLLSDVIQSVNRVTEQDFENRGKIVQWLITLNQMKASDELSEQQARELELDIQQAYQGFRRTLT